The sequence below is a genomic window from Aspergillus nidulans FGSC A4 chromosome V.
CTGCACAACTTGACGGATTAAACTTTTCTGCACCTTCAATCCCCTCGAGCCCACCGCAGTTCGACCGTTCCGCGTTCTCGATACCATCCCGACCTCGAGATTCTCGCTTAGCCAACTCTTCGGAAATGCTTACTGTTCGCAAACGCCGACTCTCCGAAGATGACACCGAAGATGGAGTGAGTGTGCGATCGTCAAAACGTACTACAGGAAACATCGCCAGTCCTGCTTCTACGCAGGCTGCTTCGTCTACTCCGTtcagccgcaacagcccAAGCGATGGACTTGACAGCGAgtttgatgttgatgatgatattctGGGCATCCTGGGGCTGGACGGTCAAGATATGCGTGCGCTCCAGGAAGAACAGAGAAGAGCAGAACAGTGGTTGAAAGAACGGAAGGAACAAGAACGCCGCGATGCGGAATTTGCTCGCCATTTAATGTCAGCATCACCCTCTGCACAAACCCTCTCATATATAAGTCGCGCTGAGCCGCCTACTCCCACACGTGAGAACCTTCCATCGATTCCGCAATTCAGCTCTTCCAATTCGCTGTTTCTGGGcacaagaccagcaggctTAAGTGCTGCGCCTTCTCTGAACGCGAACCATGCCTTTAGCGGTCCGCAATCTGGGTCCTCGAAAATCCATCCGGATAGTGATGATAGCGATCTTGCAGAAATATCCCCTCAAGATTTTCAGTCTCGCATCACTTCCAACCCGAGAATTACCAGTCGTCCGTCCCAATACGTGCCGAACCGCGGAAATGCTGATCTGGGCATATCTAATACTGCCAAATCAGTCCAGAACCCTTACGCCTATCATTATCCTGGTCCTGCCGCTGCCAATGGGTCGAATGGTTTCGGCAACTCTGCTATGAGTAGGTGGCCACAGTCTATGCCATCAGCTATGGCAATCTACAAAGGAGCTAGAGACATGCTTAGTGGTACTACTAACATCTCTCCTTCTCGGATGCCATTGGGTAATATTATCACTAGCGGGTTTCTGGACGATAACTATCCGACAGCCTTGGCTGGTCGTGATATACGGTAATTCTTTTACTGACGTCTCATTTGTTTGATTGTGCTAATCGCCGCGTATACAGAGACTTTTATGAAGACGGAGGTGACCCGAAACAAATCAATCAAGAGATAAAGCAGTTGCTGGAAACTATCCGACCCGATGCCGACCTTTCAGCGAAAGACCGCGAAGGAACTCCGGCGGCACTCAAGTACCCATTGTTAGATCACCAGAAGCTGGGTTTAGCCTGGATGAGATCCAAGGAAGAATGTGATCAGAAGGGAGGCATCTTGGCCGATGACATGGGTCTAGGCAAAACTATTCAAGCAATTGCTCTTATGGTGTCTCGTCCGTCAAGCGACCCCGAGCGAAAGACGACATTAATCATCGCTCCTGTTGCATTGATGCAGCAGTGGAAGCGGGAAATTGAGAAGATGCTTTCCCCGggtcatcgtcttcaagTGTACATTCTACATGGGGACAAAGGCCGAACGAGTTTCAGTGACTTGAAGAAATATGATGTCGTGCTCACCACATTTGGAATGTTGGCTTCAGAGCTCAAGCGTGTAATCAAATACGAACAGCTACTCAAAGACGGCGCTGAGGAGCCAACGCTGACCAGACAATACCTGAAAACGCTACCTTGCCTTGGACCTACGAGCAAATGGTATCGGGTGATCATTGACGAAGCCCAGTGCATCAAAAACCGAGCTACCCAGTCTGCCATTGCTTGCTGCCGACTGAATACGACCTACCGCTGGTGCATGAGCGGAACACCAATGATGAACAATGTCGAAGAATTGCATTCTTTATTGAAATTTTTGCGAATCCGTCCTTACGCTAACCTGGATCGTTTCAAGAGAGTGAGTGGTTTAGTTTTCCCGGAATTTCCGCTACGTATCGCAGACTAATTGAGGCCAATTAGGACTTCTCTGCACCGTTGAAAACCAACAACAAGCACCTCCAAGAGAAGGCGATGACGCAGCTTCGCATTCTCCTCAAAGCAGTTCTACTACGGCGCACTAAACATTCAAAGATAGATGGCAAGCCCATTTTCGACATTCCCCCTCGATTCTCGGAAAAGGTCCATGCCGTTTTTAGTGAAGATGAACTGGAATTATACAAAGCACTGGAAGCGAAAACTCAACTTCAATTTAACAGATATCTCGAGGCCGGAACAGTGGGGCGAAATTATTCCAAcatccttgtccttcttcttcgtcttcgacaAGCCTGCTGTCATCCGCACTTGATTACTGATTTTAGTGTCAAGCTCAACGAGGCTTCTGAAGGAGTCGATTTCATCGCCAACGCAGAGCAATTTAGCAAC
It includes:
- a CDS encoding DEAD/DEAH box helicase (transcript_id=CADANIAT00003605), producing the protein MSSTGQTIEDLEDELDLQRAILQSLDESHSSRTDAAEQRLETLEAIKDLESKLARLRGHHAGGTPVYSLPVGQSLTSAQLDGLNFSAPSIPSSPPQFDRSAFSIPSRPRDSRLANSSEMLTVRKRRLSEDDTEDGVSVRSSKRTTGNIASPASTQAASSTPFSRNSPSDGLDSEFDVDDDILGILGLDGQDMRALQEEQRRAEQWLKERKEQERRDAEFARHLMSASPSAQTLSYISRAEPPTPTRENLPSIPQFSSSNSLFLGTRPAGLSAAPSLNANHAFSGPQSGSSKIHPDSDDSDLAEISPQDFQSRITSNPRITSRPSQYVPNRGNADLGISNTAKSVQNPYAYHYPGPAAANGSNGFGNSAMSRWPQSMPSAMAIYKGARDMLSGTTNISPSRMPLGNIITSGFLDDNYPTALAGRDIRDFYEDGGDPKQINQEIKQLLETIRPDADLSAKDREGTPAALKYPLLDHQKLGLAWMRSKEECDQKGGILADDMGLGKTIQAIALMVSRPSSDPERKTTLIIAPVALMQQWKREIEKMLSPGHRLQVYILHGDKGRTSFSDLKKYDVVLTTFGMLASELKRVIKYEQLLKDGAEEPTLTRQYLKTLPCLGPTSKWYRVIIDEAQCIKNRATQSAIACCRLNTTYRWCMSGTPMMNNVEELHSLLKFLRIRPYANLDRFKRDFSAPLKTNNKHLQEKAMTQLRILLKAVLLRRTKHSKIDGKPIFDIPPRFSEKVHAVFSEDELELYKALEAKTQLQFNRYLEAGTVGRNYSNILVLLLRLRQACCHPHLITDFSVKLNEASEGVDFIANAEQFSNEVVARLRDNENLECPVCIDAVDNPIIFFPCGHGTCSECFSRISDPSLSLQQGIDGAAQVKCPNCRGVVDPKKITDHVSFRKVHFPDESEDSAGLGGLGIAIKEDGDRDDTDDSDEGATLSDFISNDSDCDLTPPKRPKVRSKGKGKGKPRKTLAELKKEASKNQESKRKYLRRLEKTWITSAKIEKTMEIIRDIERRDNNEKIIIFSQFTSLLDLLEIPIAREGHRYRRYDGSMKPADRNSAVLDFTDDPSCKVMLVSLKAGNSGLNLVAANHVIIFDPFWNPYVEEQAVDRAHRIGQLREVHVHRILVPETVEDRIIELQDKKRAIIDGALDEKESKNIARLSTRELGYLFVRLPASHSPTSN